The Deefgea tanakiae DNA segment GCGATTTTGGCGAGGAGTTTATTTGGTGCAATGCCTGCGCTGGCGGTGATGCCAATCTCTCGTTCAATGCGGTCACGGATTTCTGCAGCCATTCGCGACGCACTGCCTTCGCAATGCGGCTGACCACTGACATCGAGATAGGCTTCATCCAGCGACAAGGGTTCAATGACATCAGTGTAATCGGCAAAAATCGCCCGCATCGCCATCGAAGCGGCTTTGTAGCGCGGAAAGTCGGGTGGCACGATGATGAGATTGCGGCAGAGTTGCTGTGCACGGTAAGTCGACATCGCTGCGCGAATACCGAGCTGGCGCGCCGGATAATTGCTGGTACACAACACGCCACGCCGGTCGCTAGCGCCGCCCACGGCGAGTGGTACATCGCGCCATTCTGGATGGTCGCGCATTTCCACTGCAGCATAAAAGCAGTCGCAATCGATATGAATGATTTTGCGTTGAATTAGCACGGTTCATTCGCCGAGCAAATAAAACAAATTGTACGTTCGTTCTATTTGAAAAGCACTTTTTTCTGCGGCAATACTGATTAATGGCGATGGCTTGTGAGTATTTTTAATGGGTATTGCTATCTAGCTATTTATAGCTAGAGCGTAGATCGATATACCCTTTCCATGAAGTCACATGTAAAGATCAGCTCACCCCCAAACGACTGAGGGGGTAGGCTGACTTGACTTGGTTAGCGGCAGTAGCTCGCCATCGAATAGCCGCGTTGCTCCGGATATTTTCGGCCACCTGGTGCACAGGTTTTCAGAACAACATCACCTGTATCGCAACGGCGTGACATCGTGACGCGTTGTCCCACGGTGAGTTTTTTGCGTTTCATATTGTAGGCGTTGAGAATCGAATCGTAGGTGCCGGTCGCAATGGCGCGTTCGGTGCCATGGATGGAAATAAGCTTCAGAATGTAATTGTGCTCTATCATGAGGTCTCCAATTTACAGCTTATTGAAGAGCGCTGGCCGTTGCCTGAGCGACGACTTTTTGCTCTTAAGAGGACTACAGTATCCGATTATATTTTTACCGATTTGTTGCAGTTAAGAAATTATTGTCGGGTGTTGTAATTTATGTGTTTTTGTTGATTTAGAGGCTGGGCCATGCGTTTTTTATCGATACTGTTTCTTATTGCGTTGCTGAGTGCATGCGGTCAAGCCAAGCTCGAACCATTGCCAGCCAACGCCGTCATTTTGGCCTATGGCGATAGCCTGACTTTTGGGACGGGTGCTGCTGCGGGCGAGGATTATCCAACGCAATTGAGTCGCTTGATTGCGCATCCCGTGATTAACGCTGGCGTGCCGGGCGAAACGACGGCGCAGGGCTTGCAGCGTCTAAATGAGACGCTGGATGAGGTGAAGCCCAAGCTGGTGCTGCTCGGCTTGGGTGGTAATGATTTTTTGCAACGCTTGCCACCAGAAGAAACCAAAGCCAATCTAGCGTTGATGCTCAACGAACTCAAGCGACGTAATATTCCAGTGATATTGTTGGCTGTGCCGAGTTTGGCTATCCCGCCGAAACCGCATCCTTTGTTTGCAGAGGTCGCCGAGCAAGCTGATGTCGTGTTGGCTGAAGAGCAATGGTTTGATATTTTGCCTAAAGGCAGTTTGAAATCCGACGCAGTCCATCCGAACGCGGCGGGTTATGCGCAATTTGCTGCGGCGATGGCTGAGTTTTTAAAAGAGCAGGGTGCGGTACGTGATTGATCGCAAAATCCTTTAGTCCGCGAAAAACACGAAAGGCACGAAAAACGACTTGAATAGATAATAAAATTATACTGAATTGGATTCCGTTTTTTTTTGCCGATTTCGTGCTTTTTCGAGCCTTTCGTGGCCCCCCGTTGTTGACCTTCTTCAACTAACTTTGTGAGCTTGCTATGACCGATAGTACTCCGCTCGATGAATTAACCCGTCAACGTGCCAGCCAAGTGATTTATCAGATTTTTCCTGAGCGATTTGCCATTGGCGGCGGTTTGAGTAGCAGTGAAAAGCTCGCTAGTTCTGCCTATGACGTGGCGGATGCGGCCAAATGTGATTGGGATGCGACGACGCTGAATCAGCCTTGGGGCAAACAATTCTTTGGTGGCGATTTGGATGGCATCGCCGACAAAATCGACTACCTCACCGAATTAGGCGTGACCGGCGTTTATTTGACGCCTGTGTTTAGCGCGCCGAGCAATCACAAGTACGACGCGACTGATTTTTTTACGATTGATGCGATGTTTGGCGGCGAAGCGGCCTTGCTGCGTTTAATCGATACGCTGCATCAACACGGCATGAGTTTGACGCTCGATGCGGTGCTCAATCATGTTTCCGAATTTCATCCGTGGTTTTTGGCCGCGAAAGCGGGGGACGCGGAAAAACGCGATTGGTTTACGTTTAGGGACGATGGCAGCTATTTGTGTTGGCAAGATTACGGCCTGATGCCGGAGCTCAATTTGTCTAATCCAGCCGTTCGCGATGTGCTGTATGCCAAGCCAAAAAGCTTGGTGCAACATTGGCTAGCGAGGGGTATCGACAACTGGCGCTTTGATGTTGCACAGGACGTGGGTATACCCGTGGCGCAGGAGATGGCGCAGATTGTTGGCAAAGCTTATCCACAGGCAGGATTGTTGGGCGAGCTAAATGGTTTTTCCGGTAGCTGGTTTCAAGCCGGTGGTGGTTTTAGCGGCATGATGAACTACTGGTATCGCACCGCGATTTTGGCGTGGCTGGCCGGTGAAATCGACGGTGTGCAAATGAACGCGGCGATTCGCGACGCGCGTGAGGCGTATGGGCTGAAAGGTTTGCTGTGCTCGTGGAATATGCTGTCTAGCCATGACACGCCGCGCTTGATTACGACGGTTGGCAATGTCGCCGATGCGCAGCTGGCGCTGGCGCTACAATTTACGCTGCCGGGGATTCCACTGCTGTATTACGGTGAAGAAATTGGTATGCAAGGCGGTGCTGATCCAGATTGTCGTCGCCCGATGCGTTGGAACGAGGCGGAGTGGAATCAGGCCCAGCGCGCTTGGGTGAAGCAGCTCATTTATATTCGTAAAAAGAATCATGCCTTGCAGTATGGTGATATATGCGTTTTAGGCGATAGGCTACAGGGCAATACCTTGGTATTTTTACGATTTACTGATGTGCCGGGCGAAGCCGCATTGGTCGTCGTGAATTTGAGCGACTCGCCGCTGAGCGCCAAATTGCTGATTCCCTACTCGCACTGGTACGACGGCGTGCCGCTGCGCGATGCGCTGGGTCATGCGCCGAATTTGAAGTTGAATGCGGGCAGTGTGCAGCTTGAAATCCCCGCACGAACCGTGGCGATTTTTGAGGCGTTCGAGCCGTATCAGAATTACACGTTTTTCAAACCGCGCAATCGTGCTTAAAGCTCAACAACGGGAGTCCACGAAAGGCACGAAAATCACGAACAAAAGTCAGCAGTAAAGAGTAGCAAGACCAGCAGATTTTAATTTTTGTGCTTTTTGTGTTTTTCGTGGACAAAATTTTTTACTAAAAAAGCTTGCAAAGCCCAGTGAAATCATGAATAATCCGCCTCCTACACAGAACACACTCATGCCCGGGTGGCGGAATTGGTAGACGCAGCGGACTCAAAATCCGCCGCCGCAAGGTGTGCCGGTTCGAGTCCGGCCCCGGGCACCAGATAGAAGAAAAAGCCGATCAACAATGATCGGCTTTTTTGCGTTTGGTCGCTTTGATTATCCGCCGCCGCGCTTCACTTTAAACCCGCGTTTGCTGAGTTCTGCCATCACCGCATCGCGATGTTCACCTTGGATTTCGATTTGTCCTTCTTTGACCGTCCCGCCCGTGCCGCACATTGTTTTGAGTTGTTTGCCGAGCGCGGTGAGTGCGGCCGCGTCGAGAATTAATCCCGTCACCACAATCACTGCTTTGCCTTTGCGTACTTCGCGGCCAACGCGGGCGATGCCGTCGCCGCTGGGGAGTGCCGTTTTGCAAATGCAAGCCGCTTGCGGCTGGCGGCATGCTGGGCACATGCTGCCGTGTTCGGTTGAGTAAACGAGTCCGCTGTTCTTACTCATCTTGCCCTGCCTTTAGCTGGGGAAACAGCACATCGGTGTAACCGAACTGCGTCATATCGGTGATGCGTTGCGGGTAGAGCACGCCAAACAGATGGTCGCATTCATGCTGTACCACGCGGGCGTGAAAGCCGCTGACGGTGCGATCTATTTCATTGCCAAATTGATCAAAGCCTTGGTAACGAATCTGGGTATGGCGTGGCACAACACCGCGCAAGCCAGGTACCGACAAACACCCCTCCCAGCCCGACTCCATTTCTTCATCAAGGGGGGTAATCACTGGATTGAGCAGAATCGTTTGTGGCACCGCATCGGCATCGGGGTAGCGCTCGTTTTGCTCGAAGCCAAACACGACCACTTGCAAGCTCACGCCGATTTGCGGCGCAGCGATGCCAACGCCATGGGTCGCGATCATGGTGTCAAAGAGATCAACTATGAGCGCATGCAGTTCGGGGGTATCAAATTGGGTAACAGGCTCGGCCGTCGCTAACAGCAGCGGCTCACCCATTTTTAGAACAGGACGGATTGGCATGATGGCGGTGCGTGTGGATCAAAACACCGATTTTACCTGATGTGTTGCCAGCAACGCGCGTGCTGGCAGATTAAAACCACGGCTTAACCGCGCTGGCTGGAGTCGATGCGGCAGAGCTGGTGCTGTTGATGACAATTTTATATTCACGGACTTGCACGGCTTCGACACTGGCATCTTCCCACGGGCGGCGGTAGAAAAATTGCAGTGTAGTTTCGCCCGATTGGCCAGCGACCAATCGCCAAGTGGTTTCGCCGCCAGCGCCGGGCGTGTTTTTCTTGCTGGGCGTATGTTTCCAGTTGCCGACCAATTTAATCGTACCATCTTCGGGTGGCTGAAATTGCCACATATAGCCAGTGCTTGGGTTGGCGGGTAGCGTGACAATAATGGTTTCTTTGGGTTTGACCTGAATAGTTTGCTGCTGATTGGCATCGTTCAATAATTGTTCGGCTTGCGCCAACGTCGGTAAAGTCAGTAATGCGACTAGGCTGGTGAGGAGGATTTTTTTCATGGCGGGCTCAATCAAATTAATCATTCGCTAGCATGTTGTAGCGATGCTGTTTTAGCTAGAGAATTATTACCCATAGCGTATGCGTATTTTTGATTTGCATAATGGGTATGTGATTGTATGCTTTTATATTTTTGAACGCCGCCTATATACCCATCAAACCAACACTTGCCGCGTACTCGCCATATAGTGATGAATCTGCTGTTCTATCTCGGGATTGATCATCAACTCAGGGCGGCGGCCGTGCGGACAGGGCAGGCTCGGTGTGGTACCGAATAGTCGACAAATCAGCGGCCGCTCCAGATAAACCGTACAGCCTTTCTCAGCTAAATGCGGACAACGCAATTCCGCCAGCGCGGCTTCGTGTTCCTTCGTGGTTTTACGCGGTAGCCGCGACATTTCCTCTGGCGACGTCGTCACCGGCCCACAGCAATCATGACAGCCGGGAATACACTCAAAACTCGGAATGCGCTGGCGTAAAAATCGGATGGTTTGGCTGTGTGGGGTCATGAGTTGATTCATTTTAAAGGCGCAATAGTTAGTTTACGCCGATTGCGTCATGACTTGCTGCGGCATTATTGGTGAAGCGCAGTGGAATCCTGTTATAATAAGCACTCTGCGGGCGTCGTATAATGGTAATACCCATGCTTCCCAAGCATGAGCCGTGGGTTCGATTCCCATCGCCCGCTCCAAACAAATGAAAGCCAGAAGTCTGTCGATTTCTGGCTTTTTTGCATTGCAGCTCGCTGTGTGTGAGTGGCGGTAATCTTTGAGGCAAATCTATGCGCGAAAAACCACGTTCTAAACCCGCTTCACCGCGTTCTGCTAGTGCGCCTAAACCGCCGGCGGAGCTGCATCCGCGTAACCGTCATCGTGGCCGTTATGACTTTCCTGCTTTGATTGCAGCATGCCCTGAGTTGCGCGCTTTTGTGGCGGTGAATCAGTATGGTGATGAGTCGATTGATTTTGCCAATCCGGCGGCAGTCAAAACGCTGAATCGGGCTTTGTTGGCGAAGTTTTATGGCGTGAAAAACTGGGATGTGCCCGCGGGTTATTTGTGCCCGCCGATTCCGGGGCGTGCGGATTATATTCACAATCTGGCGGATTTATTGGATCAGAGCTATCGCGGCAAGATTCCTGAAGTGGTGCGGGTGCTGGATATTGGTTGCGGCGCGAATTGCGTTTACCCACTGATTGGTGCGGCGGAATACGAGTGGGAAATGGTCGGCTCAGAAGTGGATGCGGTGGCATTGAAAAACGCCCAGCAGATCGTTGAGGCGAATCCGCAATTGAATATCGAGCTGCGTTTGCAAAAGATTCCGGCTGCGATGTTTTTAGGGATTGTGCAAGACGGTGAGTTTTTTGACCTAACTTTATGCAATCCGCCGTTTCATGCTTCCTTGGCTGAGGCGACGGCTGGCTCGCAACGCAAGTGGAAAAACTTAGGTAAAGCGCCGAAAACCGCAGCGCCGCTGCTCAATTTTGGTGGTCAAGGCGGCGAGCTGTGGTGCGAGGGTGGCGAAGAGGCGTTTATTCAGCGCATGATTTCCGAAAGCCGTCAGATCGGCAAACGCTGCCTGTGGTTTACTAGCTTGGTGTCAAAAGCCAGCAGTCTCCCTTTGCTATATCGAACGCTGGAAAAAGCCGGCGCGCTGGATGTGCGCACGATTGATATGAGCCAAGGGCAAAAGCAAAGCCGTGTGTTGGCGTGGACGTTTATTCCGCCAACCTCACACGAGCGGTTTTCCTCGGTTCTTTCTGAATCGGGCCGCTGAAATCCCTTTTTTCGCGCTAAATTGGCGGTGAAAATTACTGAGACTGGGAAAGCCACTGTCGAGTGCCACGCGGGGTAGTGCGTACTGCGTGGTGAGTAGCAGATTGCAGGCGTGTCCCAAGCGCAGCTCAGACAGCAAATCGCTAAAGCTCTTACCTACTTGCCGCGAGATCAACCGTTTGAGCGTGGTTTCGTTGATGTTGGCGGCTTTGGCGAGGCTGGTCAGCGTGATGCTTTCACGGTAGTGCTGATGCAAGAAATCTAAGGCCACTTTGAGGCGCGGATCGCCGACCGGCTCATTAGCGGGGGCGAGCTCCAAATAGCGTGCGTGTGAATCTGTGGGCAGTTGCCGCAACACATCGAGCAAACACAGTACGCGTTCTAGTCCTTTGAGTTGTAGCAGTTGTGCAAAGTGCGGTGCGAGTTGGGTGGCCAGCTCACGGCTAAAGACGACGCCATGCCGAATTCGTCGCAGCCATTGCCCCAATTCGCGTAGTTCGGGCAGGCCTTGCTCGGCCAGTTGATGTAGCCATTCTTCACGAAAAAACACCACATGAATTTCGATTTGATCGTGATTGGGCGCGGTTTTTCCTTGCCAAGAATGCGCTAGATTGGGGGTAATCAGTGTGAGGTCAATATCGGTAAAATCACTGACATCGTCACCCAAATACCGTAAACCACTGGCACCTGCGGTCAAGGTGATTTCGTATTCTGGGTGGTAGTGAAGATGAAAAGGGATGACTTCACCCAGATAATGATTGTGCCGCCACGGCAGCGCATGCGTGCTACCAATCCATTCACGAAATAGCATAAGTACCCTTAGACGATAAGTGGATTTAGTGTACCTAATGTGGATTTATTGCGCAGAACTTCGCAAAATACGGTAATCAAAATAAAGGAAATCAGCGATGGAAAATTTAGGTTTAAATCACATCAATCTGCGCGTGCCAACCGATTTGCTGGAGGCGATGCGGGCTTTTTATTGTGAGGTCATCCAGTTGCAAGTGGGCTTTCGCCCTGCATTTGGTACTTTGGGCTATTGGCTGTATGCGGGTGAGCAACCGGTGATTCATTTATCGATATTAAAGGGCGATACAAGTATCGATCTGAGCTTGCCCCGCGTGGTGGATCATATCGCCTTTACGTGTCGCAATATCGAGCAAACCGTGCAGAATTTGAATTCCCTCGGGCTGAAGTATCGACGCATGGATTTTGCTGATGAAGGAATTAGCCAGATTTTTATCCAAGACCCAGCGAATAATACGGTTGAATTACATTTTCATCTTTAATGTCATTGATGGTGGGTATATCGACGTACTTATTGCTTATTAATAGCTACATTTAAATACATCGATATTGGTGAGACGGTTTTTGCTCAAATTTCTTCGAGCGAGGCTTTTAGGGTTTGCACGACTTGACTCAGTTTGTTTTGCAGCGCAGCCTCATCAGTATAGGTGGCGGCGATTTTTTCCCAGCCACTGCGAACCACACTTAATAAATTTTCTTCTTGCCGATCGGATAAGCCAAAAGCAGAGAGGGTGCTTTCCATCTGCATCATCACGTCGCCAAATAAGGCGGTTCGTTCCACATTGCCTTGCCGTTGTTGTTGATCAATTTCGCTTAAGGTGCTGGTCAAGGATTGAATCGAATTCATGATGGCGAGTTGATTTTGTGTCGCGATCAGCGTGGTTTTGATTTTGATGGCCTCCAGCCTCGATTCGGCCGCTTCAATCAAAATCGCGAGGTGATCGCGCAGGCGTCCGCAGCGTTCTTCGTCATCGACGGGCATATTGTTGACGACCAATTGCACATTCGGATAGTTGACCGACAGGCGATTACGAAAACGCACAATTCGGTCCATCGTCGCCATTTTTTGTAGCACCGCCAGCTCTACCCCGGTTGCCACACCTTGCAGATTGAGCGCGACGATGCCCGAGTCGGTTTTTAGCTGGACGACACCGTCGAGCTGAAATTGTTGAAGCGCGGCAATCAATAATTGCGCGAGCCCTTGTGCGGTGTTGTTGCCGTTGAAATTTTTCAGTGTTTCCATCAACAAGCCGGTTTCACTCATGCTGCTCATCGCGGTGAAAGCGGTCGTCGTGGCATAGTTAATTTGCGATTTCATCTGAGCGCGTTCGGCACTCAGTTGTAGCATGTGCGCAGTGCGGGTGAGCAGGACTTTATGGTTGATGGGTTTGGTGATAAAACCCTGGCCGCCGACGTCGTATACTTTGAGTAGTTCGTCGGCATTTTCTTCGGCCGACATCAGCATCACGGGGATGTCTGATATTTCAAAATCATCACAAATGGCTTTGCATAAATCGAATCCGTTCATTTTGGGCATTTGCACATCGGCAATCACTGCGACGGGATTGATTTCTCGTGCTTTCTGTAACCCAGCCTCTCCGTCTACGGCTTCGACCACTTGATACTCGGCCTCAAGTATTCGGCGTACCAAGAGACGAATAATTGAATCGTCATCAACGACTAAAATCACCGGTTTACTGGTCGTTTCTAACATGTTTTTATCCTTTGCCAATCAGCATGTTTGAAGTGTAGTCGGAGATCAAAGATTTACTATCTACATAAAGAATAGGGCTTTGTGATATTGCACAAAGCCCTATTCTTGAGTGTTGAAATCAACGGTGCTTAAAATTCAGCCCATTCTTCGTCTTCATTCTTGACGGTGGCTTGGCTGGTGGGTTTGCTGATGGGCTTGAGCATCGGTTGGGGGATGGCTTTGGCTGGGGATTTTGCGATGGTCTTTGTTTTGCTCGCGCCATTTTTGAGTTTGAATACGCCGACTAGTTCTGCGAGTTGACCCGCTTGTTCTTGCAATGATTCGGCGGCGGCGGCGGCTTCTTCGACCAGTGCGGCATTTTGCTGCGTGACTTCATCCATATTGGCAACGGCCTGATTCACTTGGGCAATACCAGCGCTTTGCTCTTTGGATGCTTCGGCAATTTCCGCCATGATGTGCGTGACCCGCTGAATGCTGACCTCAATTTCAGTCATCGTACTGCCCGCGGTATTGACGATCTGACTACCGCGCTCGACCTCGCTCACACTGTCGCCAATCAGCGTTTTGATTTCTTTGGCGGCGACCGCCGAGCGTTGCGCCAAATTACGCACTTCAGACGCCACCACTGCAAAGCCTCTGCCTTGTTCGCCAGCGCGCGCCGCTTCAACCGCGGCGTTGAGCGCCAAGATATTAGTCTGGAATGCGATACCGTCGATAACGCTAATAATGTCGACAATTTTGCGCGAGGCTTCATTGATCGACCCCATGCTACTTACGGCTTCTTGGACTAAATTCGCGCCTTTCTTGGCGATGAGTTCTGAATTGCGCGCCAGTTGGCTGGCCTCAATGGCATTCTCGGCATTTTGTTTCACAGTACTGGCTAGTTCTTCGCTACTGGCTGCGGTTTCTTCCAGATTGGCGGCTTGGGCTTCGGTGCGGCGTGATAGATCGCCATTGCCTTGTGAGATTTCTTGCGAGGCGATATTAATGGTGCTGCCTGCGACTTGGATCTCACCAACCAACTGTTGCAGCTTATCGACGGTTGCATTGATGCCGTCTTTGGTTTCGCCAAACAGCCCTGCGTATTCTTTGTCTATGGTTTGCGTCAAATCACCATCGGCGAGCGCATTGGCAACGCGCATCACATCACGTAAACCCGTTTCAGTGACCTCTGAGAGTCGATTGAGTAGCGTGGCGAGGCGGGCGCTAAAGCCTTGTTTGTCGCGCAAATCAAGCCGTGGGCTAAAGTTACCTTGCTCCGCAGCGGCGGCGACGATGCCTTCAATTTCGGCAACGATGCTGCTGAGCGCAAATACCGTGTGGTTGACGCCATCTTTAGCTCGACCAAACAGGCCTGGATAGTCTTTTTGAATCGTTTGGCTCAAATCGCCCACAGAGAGTGCATTGGCGACACGCAAGATATCGTTGAAACCCACGTCGCAGGTATTGATCAATAGATTTAAATCTTCGACCATCGCTTTGAATTTGAACTGATAAAGCGATGCATCGACGCGCACGCTAAAGTCGCCCTGCGCGCCAGCTTCGGCCATCAGTTTGATGTCGTTGCTGATGGCGACGAGGGATTGTTTTACTTGATCAACTGCTTGGGTGATTTGTGCTTGATCGCCATTCAGGCGAACCATATCGACTTCAAAATTGCCTTTGGCGTATTGGGCGATCACTTGCACCGTTTGTTCGGTCACATTGATATGCGACGTGACCAATTGATTGGTTTCATTGGCCATTTCTTGAAATGAGCCAGAAAAATACTCGGCATTCATTCGTGCGCTCGTTGTTCCTGCGGCATGGCTTTTGGCCATATCGACCTGCGCTTGAATAAACTGCAGCACCGTACATTGCATGCCGTGCATGGCATTGAGTAATAAGCTCATTTCATCGTAATCGCGTAGCGTAATTTCATTATCCAGCTTGCCACCCGCAATATTTTCAGCAATCACCACGGCGCGGGTAAGGGGGATAGAAATCGCGCGCAGCAGTAATACGCATGAAATGAGTGCCAGCACGAGCCCCAGTACAATCAAGCTGATGGCAATGAGTTTGACTTGTTCATAGCTGGCTTGGGCTTGGGTGTATTCCGCTTTGGCTACGTCGAGCTGCAAATTCATCAGTGCCGTGATTTGCTCGCCAACTGGATCAATGACCTCGTAAAGTGGTCCAATGAACTGGATGAGTTCACCTTGAACAATGTCGGTTTTGCCGACAAGAAATTGCGCTAGTTTGTTAATCTCTTCATTGGCCTTGGCAAACCGTAATTCAGATTCAGCCGCGAGTTTCGCTTCTTCGGCAGTCAGCGTAGTGGCTTTATACGCACCCCATTCGCGGGCAATATCGGCTTGAGCTTGATTGATATTTTTTGCGGTGTCTTCTGCGCTAATCATTCCCGCATTGGCTTTATTCATTGCGTCGATGATGTTCACTGCATACGAGTCGGCTACCAGCTTGAGTTGCTTGAGGGGTACCACGCGGTCTTCATACACGGTTTTGAGTGACTGGTTGACCTGTTTGAGGTTGTACAATCCCATGCCGCCCATCAGCACCAACAGTAGTGATAAGAATAAAACGGTGTAAATGATGCGTTGCTTGATTGAGACTTTCATAAGATTACCTCGCTGCCAAGTCATCGTGAATTGCTGAGTGGTTGCGGCTCGCAATATGTTATTTGATTACTACTTAATTGGTATGCTTGGTAATTCTTGATTAAGAGTTTGTAATGTCAAGAAAATACGGGAACATTTTCTGCGTGGCACGCCAAGCGGTGCACTACATAAGTATTTAATAATGTTGAAATTTTTATATTCTGATTGCGCGCCGAAGGG contains these protein-coding regions:
- a CDS encoding GDSL-type esterase/lipase family protein is translated as MRFLSILFLIALLSACGQAKLEPLPANAVILAYGDSLTFGTGAAAGEDYPTQLSRLIAHPVINAGVPGETTAQGLQRLNETLDEVKPKLVLLGLGGNDFLQRLPPEETKANLALMLNELKRRNIPVILLAVPSLAIPPKPHPLFAEVAEQADVVLAEEQWFDILPKGSLKSDAVHPNAAGYAQFAAAMAEFLKEQGAVRD
- a CDS encoding glycoside hydrolase family 13 protein; protein product: MTDSTPLDELTRQRASQVIYQIFPERFAIGGGLSSSEKLASSAYDVADAAKCDWDATTLNQPWGKQFFGGDLDGIADKIDYLTELGVTGVYLTPVFSAPSNHKYDATDFFTIDAMFGGEAALLRLIDTLHQHGMSLTLDAVLNHVSEFHPWFLAAKAGDAEKRDWFTFRDDGSYLCWQDYGLMPELNLSNPAVRDVLYAKPKSLVQHWLARGIDNWRFDVAQDVGIPVAQEMAQIVGKAYPQAGLLGELNGFSGSWFQAGGGFSGMMNYWYRTAILAWLAGEIDGVQMNAAIRDAREAYGLKGLLCSWNMLSSHDTPRLITTVGNVADAQLALALQFTLPGIPLLYYGEEIGMQGGADPDCRRPMRWNEAEWNQAQRAWVKQLIYIRKKNHALQYGDICVLGDRLQGNTLVFLRFTDVPGEAALVVVNLSDSPLSAKLLIPYSHWYDGVPLRDALGHAPNLKLNAGSVQLEIPARTVAIFEAFEPYQNYTFFKPRNRA
- a CDS encoding translation initiation factor Sui1, which encodes MSKNSGLVYSTEHGSMCPACRQPQAACICKTALPSGDGIARVGREVRKGKAVIVVTGLILDAAALTALGKQLKTMCGTGGTVKEGQIEIQGEHRDAVMAELSKRGFKVKRGGG
- the def gene encoding peptide deformylase, with product MPIRPVLKMGEPLLLATAEPVTQFDTPELHALIVDLFDTMIATHGVGIAAPQIGVSLQVVVFGFEQNERYPDADAVPQTILLNPVITPLDEEMESGWEGCLSVPGLRGVVPRHTQIRYQGFDQFGNEIDRTVSGFHARVVQHECDHLFGVLYPQRITDMTQFGYTDVLFPQLKAGQDE
- a CDS encoding protease inhibitor I42 family protein, encoding MKKILLTSLVALLTLPTLAQAEQLLNDANQQQTIQVKPKETIIVTLPANPSTGYMWQFQPPEDGTIKLVGNWKHTPSKKNTPGAGGETTWRLVAGQSGETTLQFFYRRPWEDASVEAVQVREYKIVINSTSSAASTPASAVKPWF
- a CDS encoding YkgJ family cysteine cluster protein, which codes for MNQLMTPHSQTIRFLRQRIPSFECIPGCHDCCGPVTTSPEEMSRLPRKTTKEHEAALAELRCPHLAEKGCTVYLERPLICRLFGTTPSLPCPHGRRPELMINPEIEQQIHHYMASTRQVLV
- the rlmF gene encoding 23S rRNA (adenine(1618)-N(6))-methyltransferase RlmF, with the translated sequence MREKPRSKPASPRSASAPKPPAELHPRNRHRGRYDFPALIAACPELRAFVAVNQYGDESIDFANPAAVKTLNRALLAKFYGVKNWDVPAGYLCPPIPGRADYIHNLADLLDQSYRGKIPEVVRVLDIGCGANCVYPLIGAAEYEWEMVGSEVDAVALKNAQQIVEANPQLNIELRLQKIPAAMFLGIVQDGEFFDLTLCNPPFHASLAEATAGSQRKWKNLGKAPKTAAPLLNFGGQGGELWCEGGEEAFIQRMISESRQIGKRCLWFTSLVSKASSLPLLYRTLEKAGALDVRTIDMSQGQKQSRVLAWTFIPPTSHERFSSVLSESGR
- a CDS encoding helix-turn-helix domain-containing protein; its protein translation is MLFREWIGSTHALPWRHNHYLGEVIPFHLHYHPEYEITLTAGASGLRYLGDDVSDFTDIDLTLITPNLAHSWQGKTAPNHDQIEIHVVFFREEWLHQLAEQGLPELRELGQWLRRIRHGVVFSRELATQLAPHFAQLLQLKGLERVLCLLDVLRQLPTDSHARYLELAPANEPVGDPRLKVALDFLHQHYRESITLTSLAKAANINETTLKRLISRQVGKSFSDLLSELRLGHACNLLLTTQYALPRVALDSGFPSLSNFHRQFSAKKGISAARFRKNRGKPLV
- a CDS encoding VOC family protein, giving the protein MENLGLNHINLRVPTDLLEAMRAFYCEVIQLQVGFRPAFGTLGYWLYAGEQPVIHLSILKGDTSIDLSLPRVVDHIAFTCRNIEQTVQNLNSLGLKYRRMDFADEGISQIFIQDPANNTVELHFHL
- a CDS encoding response regulator, which translates into the protein MLETTSKPVILVVDDDSIIRLLVRRILEAEYQVVEAVDGEAGLQKAREINPVAVIADVQMPKMNGFDLCKAICDDFEISDIPVMLMSAEENADELLKVYDVGGQGFITKPINHKVLLTRTAHMLQLSAERAQMKSQINYATTTAFTAMSSMSETGLLMETLKNFNGNNTAQGLAQLLIAALQQFQLDGVVQLKTDSGIVALNLQGVATGVELAVLQKMATMDRIVRFRNRLSVNYPNVQLVVNNMPVDDEERCGRLRDHLAILIEAAESRLEAIKIKTTLIATQNQLAIMNSIQSLTSTLSEIDQQQRQGNVERTALFGDVMMQMESTLSAFGLSDRQEENLLSVVRSGWEKIAATYTDEAALQNKLSQVVQTLKASLEEI